The Chionomys nivalis chromosome 10, mChiNiv1.1, whole genome shotgun sequence genome segment tttggggcataagctagccaggtggccaggaaccgGGCGGGAATGCTGCCCGCTGCTCCTTCAACATCCTCCGTCCCCCCTGGTTCTTATACTCTTGCCTTTTCTTCCAAAggattccctgagccctgaggggagggatttgagggaaacattttgtttaaggctgagtgttccaaggtctctcttcTACTCTTTGCTTATTGTctgggtctctatatttgtttccatctgcttcAGGAAGGAAGCTTTTCTAATGATGGATGAGCAAGGCAGtgatctataagtatagcagaacGTCATTAAGAGTCATTTATTGATATGCTCTTttagtagaacagtagtatttggttttatattttgtcCCTGgcttatctagtctcaggttcttggttacccaagcaaTGTTTGGGTATGGGAGTAGCTCGTGGAGTAGCCCTTATATCAAATCAGACATtaattggttactcccacaagcttctTGTAACTATTGTATCAACATATTTTGCAGGGATGTACCATTTGTATATCAAAGggtttgtttacatttctcctttgatAGCACACAGAGAACCTTCCTGACCCAAAGATGCTAGCATGTTAACACATAGGGGTGAGAGCTCTGtataggcaccagcttgacttctccatgttcagtgagttgtgtagtAGTCTTTAGCAACAGGGCCTTGCTGCATGGACAGTTTTCTACAGGGCTCATCTGCACTGGTTAGCTAGTTCTGTGACAGCCTCAAATGCCCTTCCTCACCTGTTATGTATGAATAAGTGTGTTACCCTGAGATAGTACTTTAAGCTGGCACAAGCTTTTCTATGTGTTGTTAGACCTGATGTAGACTAGTCGTTCTTTGACTTTGACACCTCTGGTTTGATGGAATATATGACTCATCTCCCCAAATATGCATCTATAtccataattttatataaaatgagatGCAGGCAAGCCCATCCTTTTATAGACATTTGAGTTAGGCTATGGCTACTCATAAACAAGTACTGGGCTAATACAGGGACAAAATTATGGATAGCCTCAGGACAGATATGTTTGAAACTTAACTGATAGTAGAAACTTAAGACATGATTTAAAAACCTATGGTCAGCCGGACAGTGGTatctcacgcctttaatcccagcacttgggaggcagaggcaggtaaatctctgtgaattcctagctagcctggtctacagagctagttccaagacagttaaggccacacagagaaaccttgtctccaaacaaaacaaaacactaacaaataaagaaataccaTGGCCAAGCTGAGCTGACAGCAGCACATACCTgaaattccagcccttgggaggcagtaGAATCCTgaactcaaagccagcctggggctatatagtgagattctCCCTCTGAACACCAAGGCTCACGTTCTGTTATAGTTGTTTTATAGAAGTTCGCTTTACTTCTATAACTTGGTTTGTCATTAAGGGCAAGTCAGCCTGTActgccatgttttgtttttgtttttctcataatGATCAAGTATACTAGATCCTTCAGGTACCTTACAATCAGTAATCTCTTAAACACCCCATAATATATGTACTTCTCCATTTCAGTCTGAGtcatttacattaaaaataagatcTGGGTAGATATTTTTGCCAAACTTTACAACTGGTGACTGAAAACATGGGGATGATGGAAccaagactttctgagcagagcGTGCAGGATGGAGGCTTTGAGAGTAAGGCTTGAACACTAGAGAAAGCCTTGGGTGGGGTGGCAGCATCTTAGAAACAGTTCTGTCTCCTCTAGTGCAGCTTGGTGTTGCTGACAGAATCTGACAGACTCCTAGCTTTGCTGCACTCTAGTATAGCAAACAATGCACAGTGCATTGAGAAGCCTGTCCATGGTCATGCTCATACTTTATGACACCTGCCACTGTGTTGATGCTGCCCATTTCTTAGGATAGTTTACTGTAAAACTGAATATTAAGAAGGGATTAAAAATCTCAAATTCTAAATCTTTATGTGTGCTTGTTACATATAATAAAGTCAGCTAAGGTCAGGCTAATCATAATTGTGAGAATGTTAAGAACAAGACAGTTTCTGGTGATAGAAGTGATGGGAACCTAAAATGTGTATGCAGTGTGGAGCAGAGTTGGTGTTGCTGTTCTCCGAGCAGACTGGGGCTTCCTAACACTTTGACTCTTGAgggtaatttttttattaagataGGCTTTAGCTTCTAGCCTCTCTCCATTTGGATGCCTAAAGCTTTGCTAAACTGGTTTCCTTTGGTGGTTATTAGAAGTTTCAATTGTATCTGGTAgacattttttctctttatataatttatattttttatatctttatacatttataatatgttatattccgaggattcctggaggcagtattgccattttggattgaggtagagataagagccagtggctgacagttttgcttttctgagctcCAGGCATGCTTCcatctattaaaatacaaatgaaatagcatTACAGGTATTGTGTACATTCATTTCAGGATTGTGCATTTTACGTAGTTGTCCTGTTTCTTCTCTTAGTCTGGAAGGTTCTCAGCTTTTTCCTGATACTGACAGTTTTGTGAAATGAATATcagatttgattttgtttcctgGTAGTTGGATTCAGGCCTTGTACTTTGGGTAGGAAAGCTTCATGAGTTACATGTCATTATCCCACTGTCTTCAAGGATAGACCTAGATCACCTTGTATTAACATAGAAGAGAATTTCGAGTGGTTAGCAGTTACTTAAGGCAGATGAGAATGACTGTAGTTGGATGATGTCACCTTAATTACTGTGTAGATTGACACTCTGTAGCTCTGACAGTTCCATTCTAGTCATTCCATGGGCTTGGCGTGTCAAGGATGGAGGTGTTAACCTTTGAAATAATTCAGGTTTAAAGCTTGTGGGAATATAAGATATCTAAACTGAGTTTTGTATTTTAACTACAAAAAGCTGCTTTATCTTATAGATGTGAATTGAAGGTTAGAGTAAGAAAGTTGGGGCTTTATGTGCgtgtgttttaaaaagacaagatctctttgtgtcctcatgctggccttgaacatggagtcctcctgccccagcctttcCAGTGCTGCTTGCTGAGCCTTTGGATCAGCTGTTTGGAAGAGCTGTAGTTTATTCTCAGAATTAAAAAGTGATAGTGGATTATGAATATTGTTTTCCTGCATTTCAGACGTAATTTGGAATTTACAATAAGTTAATAGGTGAACAAATTAAGTCATGGACAGGGGTAGCTAATAGTAAGTGAAGatgagattctttttcttttcagagatcttgagtgtagcacgaattctaattgctCTTACTAAATAAAActcggagtcagatattaggaggtAAAAACCGAAGGATcggagaagcagtgcagccagtcactagagagacctttttttacccctaccaatgctcagaccaaagatcctttcctcagactgtctcctcagactgcacagccctcctgtttcctctgccttacagtcctctctccacctcctcagttctgggattaaaggcgtgggatcccaagtgctggggtcacttttgtgtgagctgtttctcttttagacagattcaacctTGTGCAGCctagagtggccttgaactcacaaagatccctctgcctctatctcccaagtcaATGGgactggcaattacaaacaatgctgctatgaacatagttgagcatatacttttgttgtatgtttgggcatctcttgggtatattcccaatagtggtattgctgggtcaagaggtaggttgaacccgactttcctgagaaaccgccacactgctttccaaagtggttgcacaagtttgcattcccaccagcaatggatgagagtgcccctttctccacaacctctccagcagaggctatcattggtgtttttgattttagccattctgaccggtgtaagatggtatctttttttttttttttttttaaatatttatttatttattatgtatacaatattctgtctgtgtgtatgtctgcaggtcagaagagggcaccagacctcattacagatggttgtgagccaccatgtggttgctgggaattgaactcaggacctttggaagagcaggcaatgctcttaaccactgagccatctctccagcccccgtaagatggtatcttaatgttgtcttgatttgcatttccctgattgctaaggaagttgagcatgatcttaagtgacttttggccatttgaacttcttctgttgaaaagtctctgttcagctcagtgccccattttataattggattgattaaccttttacggtctaatttcttgagttctttgtatattttggatatcagacctttgtcagttgcggggttggtgaagatcttctcccagtcagtgggttgcctttctgtcttagtgacagtgtcctttgctttacagaagcttctcagtctcaggaggtcccatttattcaatgatgtccttagtgtttgtgctgctggggttatacgtaggaagtgttctcctgtgcccatgtgttgtagagtacttcccactttctcttctatcaggttcagtgtgtttggactgatattgaggtctttaatccatttggacttgagttttgtgcatggtgatatatatggatctattttcattcttctacagattgacttccagttttgccagcacaatttgttgaagatgctctcttttttccattgtatacttttagctcctttatcgaaaatcaggtgttcataggtttgtgggctaaagtcagggtcttctattctattccattggtcgacttctctgtttttatgccagtaccaagccgttttcagtactgtagctctgtaatagagtttgaagtcagggatggtaatgcctccagatgtgccaccactccctggccgcttgcattctgatcttcaggcaaactgtatttgttaaaacacaaacaaaataccactacGTTTCACCCCTTTTTCATCTAAAAAAAAAGGCTGTTCAATTAATATAAAAACAACTATATATAATAACTACAATAATGATATACAATACATACGAGCAATAAATACATAACAAtgtctagtctatttgtatttgataagttcagagaaaatactccatttgacaagttcagagaaaatactccattatctaccctatcttggtgagtccaaagttttgtacctaatttactttttattttaacttgtataccaatttaaaattatctttttgtgtctctccactttatatactttacattactttagtgaatttctttttgagtctggtaaATAAGTAAAAGTATAACTATAACTACACTTGAGCTTTTGGGAGGCATGGCAAGAACAGACCCTGATTGGATGGTTAGATAGCCCACTTGTGGGATTGCTGACAGCCTCTTAGACAAAGCTGGCATGAGCTGTGTGAATGGTGAGTGATAGGGAGTAGGGAGTGTGATTGATTGCCCGCATTGTGAGGAGGGCAGACAACTAGGTGCTGCGCAACTTTACTTTTGCCTGCCTGGAGCTTTGCTGtcttttcatatttaattaaACATCCACTGCATACAGTAGTCACTTAGATTTGCTTTGCAGGATTAACCCCTTTttaactattctctctctctctttgtctctatctgtgcccgtgtgtgtgtgtgtgtgtgtgtgtggtgtgtgtgtgtgtgcgcgcgcgcacgcgagCGCCCGCACATATTTATGCAGTTCTTCCTACGCATAGATATCTTTTTGGTGTGATAGATTGGTAGAAGATAGACATGGACCGGATAAAACCATAGCATTTGTTGCACAGTGTTGAAAGCAAGGTATGGAGAATCAAGTGCAAGCCTGAAACTTACCTTGAAAGCTTGTAGTGTTAAATATTtacctctcaaaacaaaactgcagAGTAGCTGTCATTAGGGCTATTGGAAAGATATGGTGGGTGTCTGTGTTCCTTCTGGGGCCACGTGTCATTTTCTGAGATGGATTCCAAAGAAGCAGACAGTTGGCTGGAGCATAGGGATACTTTCACATGGACAGTTTTGCTGTGTTGAACatgttaaaaatgacattttacttATGTTAAACTTCATTTGGGACAATATAATGAAAATCTAAGCAGAGCCAGGGCTGGTGGTCCACACCTGTTGGGaagtggatgcaggaggatcagttcAGGGTTATCCTTGGTTACATAGgggctttgaggccagcctgttctacataaaATCATGTatcaaataaagcaaacaaaaccaacaccACCACTACTATAATGATAACAACAAAGATCATTTATATTACAAATTTAGAAAAACTCCAGAACTCAAATTGTAGGGGAATTGCAAATGTAAACAAAGCCATCACGAGTGGCAGTAGTAGTCAGTCTTCAGCATTAAGTGATgtctcctcctctccatccctttcctttctctagaTTTAACAGCCACGCAGGCCTTAGTGGTAAACTAATTAAAAACTGCATTTTCACTTGACGTCATGACATACGCATTTTTGTCTCTGTTATAATCTGTCCTCCTTCTCAGTGGTTGTACTAGGTTGCCTCTTGAAAACCAAACCAtagtttgccaaaatattttctcatttgctCTTGTTCTTAGACATGTAACTGAGGGATGGGCCATTAGGAATAGCAAAGGTGTAGCAGACCacactcaggttttttttttgtttgtttgttttaataatgaCAGCTATGGCAAGTAAAAGTAGAAATGTCACCATCTGTCCTGTGCTCTTTTTAGCAGTCTAAAGAGAATGGTGTTTGAATTCTGGCACTCATCcaatttttttcctccttaatCTTTCAGTTTTTAGTTTGAGGTTTGTCTTACTATAATATAGATTCACTAAAAATAGTTGATAcatcctttatttctttatcttaCATACTATGGCTATTTTGGGTAttccctattttttattttatatttaaaaattttaaaacttaccCATTTGATTgccattgtttctttttctgtgtgtatgactgtgggCATGGGTGTGCAAGTGCAGACACCAAAAGATGATGTCCAGTGTCCTATTCTGTCAGTCTCTGCCTTGtccctttgaaacagggtctctcagtgaaccagGAGCTCAGGAGCACACCTTGTCTTGACAagctggttggccagtgagttctagtgagctgtctgtctctgctgcctTTAGCTTGGTGCTTACATGTAGGCACGGCCACATCCAGCTCTTCTATGGTTGCTGGGGatcagaattcaggtcctcatgtagGGCCAGCAAGGGTTCTTACCCAggagccatctccctgaccccatttagtttttaatttattactttttttctttatttttattttatgtgtactgtgttttatgtgcatatatgtctgtgtaccacatgcatgcagtgcccatggaggtcagaaaaggccatcagaaactggagttacaaacaactgtgagctgccatgtggttgctgggaattgaacctgggtcctctggaagaacagccagtgctgagccatctgagctatctctccagcccagcccacAAGGTCACTCACTGGACTGACCAGGAGCTTTCCGATTTGGTTAGAGAACTAGTAGGTACAAAACtgcttaattttatttcctattaTGTACCATTTTCCTAATTTGTCTGATTTTCATCATCATGTTGATGATGACTGGGTAGTTGGGAATAGAGAGGAGGAAACTTTACTTCTACTCTCTTAGATTTGGTAGTTGGAGTCTTCAGATAATCTGACAAAGAGCAGagttttagggggaaaaaaatcttaaaaatggtGTTGATACTATTATTTTTAGGGCCgcctggtttctttctctctcacacatccactcccacccccacccccacacaaagTGAAACTCCAAAGAATGCTTTGGCCCCCAAATAAAAGCATTGCTTTCTACATTATTGGCAGTCAGTGTGCCTGCTGTGAAGATGGAGTGactacatgcaagcaaaacacaatacacataaaatgaaaataaagaagaaaaaaactaagcaataaataaaaaactaaatgggATCAGGCTCCTGGGTAAGAACCCTTACTGGCcctgcatgaggacctgagttctgatccctaGCAACCACAGAAGAGCTGGGTGTGCCCGTGTCTGCATGTAAGCGCCAAGCTAaagagagcagagacagagaactCATCAGAGCTCACTAGCCGGCCAGCCTGATTTATTTACAGTCATAGCTAAGTGTGATAAAGCGTGAAATAGCAGGAACGGAGGCTTGGGCCTTTAGGGCTGGAAAACTGTAGAAGGTGTCTAGAAGTATCTAGAAGGAACTAGTGAAAGCTAACGGTTGTTTGGTAAAGTTTGATTGTCCAGACTGTCATGGGGCCATCTCTGTCTGCTAGTTATAGGGCTTGAGTTCTTCCCTTTGGAACAGACTGGAGGGATTTATACCTTAGTTTTTGgtagaaaggggaaagagagaccTTTTCCTGAGTCTGGTTGCTTCTTAATGCCTTGAACTCAAAATAATCTTGGGGTCACAATGGCATGTTTAAAGGTggtatatatttatcttttttttttttttttttttttaagcctcgACCTTTTATTAAAAAAGCCGCACATTTATTTCGCTTTCTGACTCTGCGCTTGTGCCTTCAACACTTTCACAACAATTTTCTGCTCCTCAATAAGGAAAGCCCGCTTGATCCTGTCACGGACACACTTGGCACACATGGAGCCACCATAGGCCCGGCTGACATGCTTCTTTGTCTTAGACAATCTCATGAGGACTTTCGGTCTCACAGCACGAACCCCTCGGAGTCGGCccgggcacacaccgcatgctgATTTAGGTGCTTTTCCAACCTTCTTGGTGTAAAGGTAAACAATCCTGTTGCCAGGAGTTCGAGACAGCCTAGTTTTGTTGGAGGCTGTGTTGTAGGAGAGCCTACGACGGTATGTCAAACGCTGGACCATTCTGAGTGCCTCTAAGCACCGTCCCCGGAAGAgctatatttatcttttttgtgaatttgtgttttcttgagaTTAATCTGGCTGAAAATACTATGTAAAATCTTGTGCTTTATGTTGCACACAAGGTTGTATTTTCTGTATTGaatcttaattatattttaagtgtttaagaattctttaaaaatttaggtTAAGAAGTATAGTTCCTGTGTTTGCTTTACCAAGTTTAAGATCTTATTTCATCCTAATACATGTTCTTGCTTTTTGGGCCAGGAAACAGTTTTCGAGGGATATTGGGGCTtgatatgaatacactttgacCTATCTGATGTGTCTCTTGCTGGATTTGGataccaaaaaaagagaaagactacTTTCTACATCATTCACATTCATGGTGCCTGCTGGCTGACTCCATTAGTGTGAAGAGGCCAGAGCCTCTATTTGACATGGGCCTTCCAAGGACAGCTGAGACATGGTCCTGACTAActtagaagaggaaggaagggatttaGGAGGGGTTGTAACCAATACTGACCATTGGATGTGTGAGTTCCTTATTAATAGAGCAAGTGTTGGCCTACTTTAGTAGTTCCgtcttatttttaaactttctctctctgtgctgTTGAGGAACATGTTTTAGGGTTTCTCGAGTCCTTACGTTCCAAGAAATGAAATTTACTATTTGGCATGAATTGTTCTTGAGAATTGGActgtgtttaaaatgttttaaagccatgttggagaaacagaacagaaattCTCTGCACAGAGctagaagaaaaaggaaacagtttCATTATTGAGCAACATTAAAGTAGACTGGAGTGCATCAAGGCTAACTCTGAAGACAGGAAGAACGTTGATCTTTATGTACTTAAGTGGTGTCTATAAATCCAAACCCAGAAACTGGAAGAAAGGAGTCCTAAGAACTGATGCTGTGGTAGCTCAGAATCTGTAAGCAAGGCATGGGCAGTGGCGACTTCTATGAGCAAACTTCGTTTGTTACAAGGCAGAcagcatttttgtgtgtgtgtgggaaactTCTCTTGGAGTTGAGAACAGGTACTATATAACAGAACCTATGTGaccaatagaaaaggaagaagagactaTATATACTAAGCCATACTACGATAAACAAGACTCTGGACTCTTGCTGTGTATGTCTTATGTCTGGCACAGTATAGCTGATAACTGTTTTAGGTCCTGAGGTCAATGACTGGCCACAGGTTGAAGACCTTTCTTTAGAGATGAACTTTCTAGTATTCTGGCTTGATGATATTTGGAGTCAGGTGACAAATTAGGCCTGCCTCTTCCCAGGAAACTAGTTGGTCTCTACCTTGTACTATTTCAGAAATGTCATTTAGGCTCTGGAGGTAACTTTCTGTAGTTAGGGAACTAGAGGCTTGAGTTTCTGCACACTGAAGGGGAAGGATAAGAGAATgctgaaaaacaaaggaaaaggggtttcttcttatttcagcattttttttaaggTGTAAATTCTCTTTACCCCATGCCAGGTGAAGGTGTAATTCTCTTTACCCCATGCCAGGTGATCATCTCAAGCTGTCACTTGGGCTCCCGAGCTGGTGCTGTTGTCTAGGCTCGCTTGCTGTAGGTGTTTGGATCCCAATAGCACCTCTGCTGCCGGGAACTTTTCAGGGTTAACAAGTTTGACTGAATGTCAATGCTGTAATGTTCATGCTGAGACCCCCTCTTGCTTACCAGGGGCTTTATGGAAGTTGTATATTAGGAGCTCAAGAGTAGGATGAGTGTGACATAAATCTATAAAGTTAGTAGTGACAGAATCTCTGAGATTCTGTTAGCTTACCTTGAAAATTCATACTAGGAATGGAAGAGCTGTCTGTCTCTAACTGCGCCCACTGCTGAGGTGGTTGCTAATGGgagtttttggtttattttaaaacCTAGTATCATTTAGAGCTTATCTTAAAGACTTGTGAAACAGGATTTTGGAGATTTTGTAATATATTATCAACAATTAAAATTAGATAGCAACTTAACTTTTTATTATCAACATAAGTCACTATCCTGCACTTGCCAGATGGGCtttctgtgtgtatatagatTGCCTAGTGATGATGTAACTAGAGAAACATAATCCTGTACTCGCTGACTTTTGGTTAGAGCATTACTGGAAACAGGCAGATCTGAAACATTATTTACCACCTTCTAGAGGCAGTaggacctgggagaatggagccaaTAAATGAGGACTGTTTTCATGTGATAGcaaactttattcagagcattagacaatttatactctgagagTTAAGAATAGTCACATGAGTAAGGTGTTCACACGGTCAAGCCACAGGTAGCAAAACATGTTCTTTCCCATAGAGGCATCTAAACAAATAACAATAGCCAGTtgtaatgaataatctaaaaTGAACTCATTCCTAGCCCTTGTACCTGGGAGAGGCATGAAAGCACATCAAGAACAACCCATGTTAGGGAggaacagagattacagagattAGAAGACTCTTGTTtacttggagttttctcacaggGTCTCGGAAGTCGTTCATACAGCTTTGTTCATGAATTGTGTTCCTACCACCCATGTTGCTATGCATGGTTTTTGCATCTTACTGGGTGGCATATATAATGTGATTAAAAATCCAGTGAAGGATGAGGTAACCTTAGGAGACAGATATGCTCGGAGGTAGAAAGACTTGCAGTACTGTAGGTTTGTCATAGTGTTCATTTAGTAGGCTCACAGGCAGATTTTATTAGGGAAATTTGTTGTGCTGTGCCAAGAGCTTTCCCTTGTATCTAACTGGATTGCATAACATGCTTGCTTCTTTTTTACAGTTGTATTAGAATGTAATACAATGTAATTTTAACAGGCAGATATTTCAGTCGTGTActgttttttttgtcttttagcaGATTTATGAAGGATTTTGTTCTGATATTAAATATACTGTAGCTAATTTGTTAAATAGTTAATTTCTTAAccttttttttaatgagttgcTCTTCTAAAATACTGTCTCTGATTGCTTTTAGGTTACCTAGGGTATGCATAAATACAGACTTGGAAACTCTGAAAGAACTTAGAGTCAGCATTTCGAGGTAAATATATATCTATTAATGTAGTGTTAAGGCCGTCCTAGTCTGATTTATTAACAGCtagctagcaaaaaaaaaaaaaaaaaaaaaaaagtgtacaaaATGAGGGTTTACCTGCGTGATGGTAGTGTAGATGGTATAAGCTAGCGAGCTCAAGCCCAGTGTCATAACTAAGATCAGTGTTTGTTGATTGTGTTAAGGTTTTCATATCAATTCTTcatgcttcctttgtttttgaatcATAATAATCATTTAGGAAAGGCATCTCCAGATTTAAATTTCTTCCCAACCCTAGCATTGTCAATTCTAGTCTTGAATTGTCTTATATATAAACCAATTTGATGAAAAGTGGATAGAACAGGTTTAACCATCCTTAGAACTTGTTTTTAATTTCACTTGTTAAACTGGAATTGGATTTCATGCACACACTAAAGACTTACTAGAGCTATTTTGATTTCTGAGCCAAGTACCTCTTCTGAtgatctttatttgttttttgtaaatGGGAACCTAGGAAGTAAATGcatcatattttttttgtttctttgtaatatGTAAAGTGTAATCTTTAACGTTTGAGTCACATATATTTTGAAATCTTTCCTGGAGTTTGGCCGTAGTTTTTCTCTCAGTAGGTCAGGCTTGCCTTTGTTGCTACTCACTCTATTCTTTGTTGTAGAAGAAGTTTTGACATAAGATATCCcaaatgtcttttgttttaaagttgaTACAAACTAATGACCTGTTATTCAGCTCCTCATCTGAGTGGGACTCTGGTGTGTGCCCTCCATTTACAGGAATCTTATTCTTGACTGTTTCTACCTTTGTTTTAGAGCAGAAGCTTGGGCATGCTGTGGTTTTCCAATAAACTCTCACAATGTCAGAATGCAGTTCAGACAGCAGCAACACAGAGGTCGCAGACATTAAAACGGTAAAGCTGGGTTGTTGTCTGTGGAAAGAGGACAAGGGcttacttttgtgttttattacatTGTTCTTTATGTTCGTTTGGCTTTTGTTCTTGTGGTGTTGGGTATGAATCAAAGCCTTGCTTTGTATTAGGTAAGTGCTCTGCCCCGCATTATACCCCAGTCTCACTAAATACTGTTAAATGTATAACCTACCAGAGCTGGCATACAGCTTTCCAGTGTCACACGGGTAGATTatttgacaaaaatttaaaacctgTAATTGAAAATAGTCACTTGTAGTTAATCTTTTGGTTCTTCCAAAGAAGTTAATGTGATTCATCCATGAGACTCGAACTCTTATATACCATCAGATTCTCAGCCTTTCACTTACGgctaagttttttaaaaactcGACTAAAACATGctaaagaaagtaaaaattgGCAAAATTATAGGTTATTATATGATTAAGTTACCTATTGATGTTTTAATCTTGCGTTTGCTTTCCTTAAATAGAAAGTGTTTTACTGTGGCCAGCCACtgtacataaaatgaataaaaattaatttaaatattatga includes the following:
- the LOC130883163 gene encoding 60S ribosomal protein L34 encodes the protein MVQRLTYRRRLSYNTASNKTRLSRTPGNRIVYLYTKKVGKAPKSACGVCPGRLRGVRAVRPKVLMRLSKTKKHVSRAYGGSMCAKCVRDRIKRAFLIEEQKIVVKVLKAQAQSQKAK